Genomic window (Campylobacter sp. RM16704):
TTGACTTATCAAAAAAGTTTACATACTTTTTGGAAAGAATGTAGAGCATATAAACCTGATGTAGTTTTACATACTAAATTTAGAAATTATGTGATATATAAAACTCAAATCAATGGAAGTTTTTTTACAAGTACTGGTTTAGATTAAAATTTCTTTTTATAATTTTTAGCAATCTTTCTAAGTTTAAATGGCAAGTTTAAATAGCCTATTTTAAAAGGAGTTCTAGAAGCTTGCAAAAGTGCATTGCCTAAAAGATAAGGCAAGTGTGTTTTAGCTATTTGAGCGTGTTTATAGTCTGCATAAGCTTTTAGCGGTGGTAGGTTTTTTTGCTCTTTTTGGTGTTTAAAATACTCTTTTTTAACTTTTCTTAATTCAAAAGGTATTTTTAGACACCCTATATATGTTTTGCTATTTTTTACAATAATTTCACCGAGTTTATAGCTTAATCTTTCTTTTATCCTTAAACTTGCTCCATAAAGTTTGCTATTTTGGTTAATATATATTTCATATTCATTTTTTAAGTCCTTTAGATTTAAAAAACACAAAAGATTATGGTTTTGGCTCTGTAAAAATGTTTGTGTATCAAGTTTGATTAGTTCGTGGTATTCTAATATTAATTCTTTATAAAATGCTATAGGTGGGATTAAAATTTCATTAGCATCCATGATATGATGGTAGTGGGAGGGGGTAATTTTGTATTCATTTTTTTCATTGCTTTCTTTTTTTACAAGTAAAATTCCTATCAAATCTACATAATCAAGTCTAGGGATATTTTCGTTTGCCAAGCTTAAACCTGAACTTTCTTCACTTTGCTTGGTGATTTGTGTATTAACACATAAAAAAGTTTGTTCATCACAAAATGCTTTTTCATTTTGTATATCTTGAAAAGTATTAATAAGTCCAAAATTTTTAGTAAGATCAAAGGATGAATTTTTAATACTTATAGATGATATGGTATGAGTTGTTAGATTGGTTTGATTCCAAGTATGTATGCCTAAAATTTGATAGTTATTTAGTTCTTTTGGAAAAATGATTTTTTCATTAGCCTTAATCCTTACCACTTTTTCACAAAAAAATGAGTTTTTATGCTCTATCTTAGACAAATTTGATGGTGTAAATACATAAAATTCTTTATTAGAACAAGTGATATTTTCTTTGGATTTTTTAAAAGTATGCAAATTTTTTATAATATTTTTTCCAAGTTCTTGCATAGCTAATGGCATAGGATGGAATTTATAATTTTGATCAAAATCATATAGGTTGTTTTTTTGATAGTAAAGATCCACATCAATTAAGTTAAATCCATAATAAGCACAATTTTTTCGATGTGTTTCATTGATGGCTTTTGATTTATCATTACAAGCTGGTATAGGAAGTATGAGTACTATGGTGGTTTTATTTGCTTTATAAAGTTCTTCATAAAAATAATCAATATTTCTAAGTATAACTTTTAAGTTCATAGGACTTAGATAATCATTAATATTTGATTCACTAATGATATAATCACTTTTGTATATATTTTCTCTATGGCGTATTAACTCATAAAGATTTTGCAAGGAAGTACTAAGTCCTAAAGCATAATTACATAATGTAATATCTTTATCTTCAAGGCCTATTCGAAGTCCATTTTTGACTACACTATTACTTCCACCTAATAAAACTATATTCATTAATTTCTTCTTTGTTGATACTTTTATTTATTTTATAAAATATTTTTTAATGAATAATTTAAGAGTAAAAACACCCCATTTTACCTTTAAATAAGCATTTGACAAAGATAATAACTTTAGCTATATTTTTAAAATTCATTTTAGATTTATGTGGGATTTGATGGATAAAATATGCAAAAAAAGAGATGTTTTTTATATAGCTGGTTATGACCCTAGAGGATATAGGCATTATTATACTATATTTAAAAAAAATCTTTTTTTGCAAAATGAGCTTTTATCTTATGATTATACTTTATCAAAAAGTCAAGTTAAAGAAAATACTTACCCATTTTGGCAAATTCAAACTTCATATACAAACATTACTTATACTTTTTTAAATTGGAATGATATAGTAAAAAAAAACTGGTCAGAAGGTATTAAAGATGCTTTGAGTGATTGTTATAGTTTTTTTAGAATTTACACTATTACAGGACTTTTTTTAAAATTTGGCAAAGAGTCGCCTTATCAGCTTATTACAGGGTATTATCCATTTTTTTATGTGTTTTTGAGTTTGATTTTTACTTTAGTTTGTGCTTTTAGCATTTTTATTTATTTGCAAAATTTTCATGTTATTTTAGGAATTTTAGCTTGTATTTTTTCATTGGTATTTTTACCAAGAATACTTTATAAACTAGGAAAAAAACTATCTGTTTTTTGGATAGCTAGAATTTGCTCTTTTTGTGCTAATTGGGAAAAAAATGCCCAAGGTAAGCTTGAATTAAGAATGAATAATTTTGCTAAGGTTATTTTTGAAAAATTAAAAGAAAATATGAATGATAAAAATTATGAGCTCATCTTAAGCGCTCATAGTGTAGGAACAGTTCTTTGTATAGATGTCTTAGCAAAAGTGCTTAGAAAATGTGAAAAAGAAAATATCCCTTTTGAAAATTTAAAGGTTTTAACCTTGGGTGAATGTATACCTTTGGTAAGTTATCAAAAAAGATCACTTGATTTTAGAAAAGACTTAGAATATTTAGGAAGTAAAAATTTAATATGGTATGATTTTACTTCTATTATTGATGGTGCTTGTTTTGCACAAGTTGATTTTATGCACACAAGTGGAATAAAAGCTGATTTTAGCCCAAGATACCTTTCAGCTAAATTTCATACTTTATATAAAAGCAAAGATTATAAAAAAATTAAAAAAGATAAATACAAAGCACATTTTTTGTATTTATTTGCTACACAAATTCAAGGAACATATAATTTTTTTGAATTTATTGTAGGTAAAAATAAATTAGAAGAAAAAATAAAATAGGAGAAAACTATGGGTCAATGTCCTTTTCATCCCAAACCTTATAAAAACAAGGCTTCTACACTAACCACTTTTTTATTAAAAAGAAGATCGTGGCTTGATGGGCTTTATGAGCGAAGCTATAAGATGATGATGGGTAGAGTTAAAATGCCCGGTTTTGATCTTTATGTGGTAAATGATCCAAAAGAAGTTAGGCGTATTATGGTAGATGAAGTTAGAGAGTACCCAAAAAGCCAACTTTTGCATGAGCTTCTTGAACCACTTTTGGGTATAAGTATTTTTACGACAAATGATAGAGTATGGGAAAAGCAAAGAGAGCTTTTAAGACCATCTTTTGAAATGACTAGAATTTCTAAAGTTTTTGATTTGATGAGTGATGCTGCTTCTGATATGATGGCTAGATTTAACAAATACGAAGATGGTGCTACTATCGAAGTAGATGAAGCAATGACTTTTGTAACTGCTGATGTGATTTTTAGAACTATCATGTCTTCAAAACTAGATGAGCAAAAAGGAAAAATTGTTTTAGATGCTTTTGTAACCGTGCAAGAACAAACGGTTAAAACAGCTATGCGAAGAATGTTTCGTTTTCCAACTTGGCTTTCAAATCTTTTAGGAGAGAAAAAAAGATTAAAAGCAGGAACAACTATACGAAAAGTTTTATCAGATATTATAAAACCAAGATATGATAATGCTTTAAATGATCAAGGAAAATACGAAGATATTTTATCATCATTACTCATGGTAGTCGATGCAGACACTAATGAAAGATTTTCTTTTAATGAAATTTTAGATCAAGTTGCTATGCTTTTTTTAGCAGGACATGAAACTACCGCAAGCTCTCTTACATGGACATTGTATATTTTGAGTATGTCACCAAACGAACAACAAAAAGCTTACGAAGAAATTATGCAAATTGCAGGTAAAGAAGAGTTTAAAATAGAACATATCAAAGCTATGAAATATCTTACAAATATTTTTAAAGAAAGTTTGAGACTTTATCCTCCAGTAGGATTTTTTGCTAGAGAAGCAAGAAATGAAAGCAAAATGAGAGATAAACTCATCAAAAAAGGTTCAGGTGTAGTAGTAGCTCCATGGCTTATACACAGACATGATAATTTTTGGGAAAATCCACATGAGTTTGATCCAAGTCGCCATGATGATAAAAGTAAAATAAAAAAAGACACTTATATGCCTTTTGGTATGGGTGAGCGTGTGTGTATAGGACAAGGTTTTGCTATGCAAGAAGCAATTTTAATTTTAGCTAATATTTTAAGGACTTATAAGTTAGAATTAGAAGAAAATTTCGTGCCTGATATTGTAGGAAGACTTACTATAAGATCGGCAAATGGTATGAATATAAGATTTATCAAAAGGTAAAAATGAAAGAAAAATTAGCAGGAACAATATTACTTTGTGCTATTGTTCCTTTAGCAGTAATTAGTTATCTTTTTATTGTTATAGTGGGTACTTTTGGTAATCCTGCTAGAGTTAGGCAAGGTGTAAGAGCACTTGATCATTTTGTTAATGCTACTTTGTTTAATGGATATGCTTGGGAGTCTTTATCTTCTCATGCTTGGAGAGAGCGTGATAAAAAATGGGCAAAAATAGTTATAAAAATAACAGATTTTTTTGACAAAGATCATTGTCAAAAAGCTAATAAAAGAGAACAAGAAATTGTGGATCTAGCTTTAAAGAAAAAACTTACCGAACAAACTGTCGGCAAGCAGCTTTAGTTTAGTTTTCTCCAAATAAAGCTTTAAGGTTTTTAAATGCTTCTTCTTTATTAGTGGTTTTTTCTTCAGAAGTAATTTCGTTTAATTGTATTTCATAACCGAGTAACATACTAGCCAAGCGTATATTAATTCCATTTTTTCCTATGGCTTTACTTTTTTGTTCACTATTTATAGTTACTATGGCTTTTTTATCTTCAATACTAACTGAATTAATAATAGCTGGAGCTAAGCTTCTAGTGATTAAAATTGCCATTTCATTAGAATACTCAATACAGTCAATATTTTCGTTTTTTAACTCTTTACTTACAGCATTAATTCTAACTCCTTTTATACCAACTGTTGCACCTACTGCATCAATACTAGAACTATTGGTTTGTAATATAATTTTTGCTCTTTCACCTGGAATTCTTGCACTTGCATAAATATTAATAAGCCCATCCTTAATTTCAGGAACTTCAGCTTTTAATAGAGCTTCTAAAAATTTAGGACTAGTTCTGCTAAGTTCCATTCTTATACCAGATTTGTCAATATATACGTGTCTAATAACGGCTTTAATTACATCACCAACTTTAAATTTTTCACCTTTAATGCGATTTTTTCTTGGCAAATAGGCACGAAATTCATCAATTTCTACATAAGTATTTTCTTCACTATCTACCCTTACTACGCTACCAAATACCATATGCCCTACCATTTTTTGATATTTTTCATAGATTTTTTCTTCTAAGAGTTTTTGAATATTGTATTCTAATTCTTTGTGTAAAGTATTTACTGCAGTACGACCTAAATTTTCTAAAGAACACTCATAAGTTAACTCATCACCAATTTCAACATCTTTAGCTTCAACTCTTGCTTTACTTAAAGCGATAAAATGCTCATTTTCATTTTGCAATCTCTCATCATTATCAGCTACTACAATAATTTTTTGATAAAGCTGTAAATTTTTACCTGAATCAACAAAAAATTCATATTTATCTCCATAAATTTTCTTAGCAGTATTAATAAGTGCTTTTTTAACTCTTTCTCTTACATCTTCTATTTGTAAATTTTTTTCATTAGCAATAGACTCAATTATATCTGTGATTTTTTCCATAATAACAATACAACCTTATTTTGGATTTTTATTTTTGAAGAATAAAATTATATCTTTAATAAGTTTAATTAAAAGTAAAATTTGATATAATTTCAGATTAAAAAAACTTGAGGATGATGATATGGATTTAAAAATAGCAAGAACCTCTGTTGATGAAAAGCCAAAAAGTATAAGTTTAGAGAATATTGAAAAGGCTGTAGATAAAGAAGGTCAGAAATTTTTTTATTTTGATAAAGACAATGCTCATAAGCAACTAATTGCTTTGGTGGAGCATTTTGAAAAAAAAGGGAAATGTGTTTATTATAGAACTATTAAATATGGTTTAGATGATGCAGATTTTATGTATGAGGTGCATATTCTTTGAGTAAAAAGCTTTTTATACAAACTTTAGGTTGTGCCATGAATGTTAGAGATTCAGAGCATATGATAGCTGAACTTAAAGAAAAAGAAAATTATGAATTAACTCAAGATGCTAAAGAAGCAGATTTGATTTTAATTAATACTTGTTCAGTGCGTGAAAAACCTGTACATAAGCTTTTTTCAGAAGTTGGAAGCTATGAAAAAATCAAAAAAGATGGAGCCAAGATAGGAGTTTGCGGTTGTACAGCTTCGCATTTAGGAGATGAAATTTTTAAACGTGCTCCAAATGTGGATTTTGTTTTAGGTGCTAGAAATGTATCTAAAATTACACAAGCAGTTAATACTCCAAAATTTTTAGGAAATGATATAGATTTTGATGAAAGTAGTTATGCTTTTGCGGATTTTCGAAATAGCCTTTATAAAACTTATATCAATATCTCTATAGGTTGTGATAAACATTGTACTTATTGTATAGTACCACATACTAGAGGAGATGAGATTTCAATACCTTTTGAGATTATTAAAAATGAAGTATTAAAAGCTGTTTCAAAGGGTGCTAAAGAAATTTTTTTGCTAGGGCAAAATGTTAATAACTATGGTAAAAGATTTTCAAATACTCATGAAAAAATAAATTTTTCAGATCTTTTGGAAAAATTAAGTGAAATCGAGGGCTTAGAGCGAATTCGTTTTACAAGTCCTCATCCTTTGCATATGGATGATAAATTTTTAGAAGTTTTTTCTAAAAATCCTAAAATATGTAAATCTATGCATATGCCTTTGCAAAGTGGTTCAAGCGAAATTTTAAAAGCTATGAAAAGAGGTTATACTAAAGAATGGTATTTAGATAGGGCTTTAAAGCTTCGTTCTATGTGTAAAGATGTAAGCATTTCCACTGATGTTATCATAGCGTTTCCAGGTGAGAGTGATAAAGATTTTGAAGATACTTTAGATGTACTTGAAAAGGTAAGATTTGAACAGATGTTTTCTTTTAAGTATTCTAAAAGACCACTAACTAAAGCCGCAACTATGCCAAACCAAATTCCTAATGATATAGCTTCAAAGCGATTGAGTATTTTACAAGAAAAACATACTGAAATTTTAGATGAAATTGTTGCCAAGCAAAAAGATAAAGAATTTGAAGTCTTATTTGAAGAATTAAGAAATGATGGTTTTATAGCAGGTAGAAGTGATAATAATTTTTTGATTCAAGTAAAGGGGAGTGAAGAGTTATTAGGACAAATGAAAAAAGTGAAAATCACCAATCCTAGGCGTATGGTGTTAAATGGTGAAATCTTTTAAGATTAATCTTTTAGCTTTTGGAATTTTTTTATTACAATGGTTAATTTTTTTAACATGTAAAAAAGTTTATTTGGGGCAAAAATTATCAAAAAATCCATGTGTGATACTCTTTTGGCATGGAAGACTTGCTTTAATGCCTTTTGCATATCATAAAATGGGGGTTAAAGATAAAAAAGCTTATGTAATGATTTCTCATCATAAAGATGGTGAAATCATCGCTAGAAATATTGCTTTATTTGGTTTGAATACTTTAAGAGGTAGTACTAGCAAAGGTGCTTTATCCTTATTAAAACAATCATTTAAAGTTATTGATCAAGGTGATGATGTTATCATTACTCCAGATGGTCCTA
Coding sequences:
- a CDS encoding SGNH/GDSL hydrolase family protein, producing the protein MNIVLLGGSNSVVKNGLRIGLEDKDITLCNYALGLSTSLQNLYELIRHRENIYKSDYIISESNINDYLSPMNLKVILRNIDYFYEELYKANKTTIVLILPIPACNDKSKAINETHRKNCAYYGFNLIDVDLYYQKNNLYDFDQNYKFHPMPLAMQELGKNIIKNLHTFKKSKENITCSNKEFYVFTPSNLSKIEHKNSFFCEKVVRIKANEKIIFPKELNNYQILGIHTWNQTNLTTHTISSISIKNSSFDLTKNFGLINTFQDIQNEKAFCDEQTFLCVNTQITKQSEESSGLSLANENIPRLDYVDLIGILLVKKESNEKNEYKITPSHYHHIMDANEILIPPIAFYKELILEYHELIKLDTQTFLQSQNHNLLCFLNLKDLKNEYEIYINQNSKLYGASLRIKERLSYKLGEIIVKNSKTYIGCLKIPFELRKVKKEYFKHQKEQKNLPPLKAYADYKHAQIAKTHLPYLLGNALLQASRTPFKIGYLNLPFKLRKIAKNYKKKF
- a CDS encoding cytochrome P450 produces the protein MGQCPFHPKPYKNKASTLTTFLLKRRSWLDGLYERSYKMMMGRVKMPGFDLYVVNDPKEVRRIMVDEVREYPKSQLLHELLEPLLGISIFTTNDRVWEKQRELLRPSFEMTRISKVFDLMSDAASDMMARFNKYEDGATIEVDEAMTFVTADVIFRTIMSSKLDEQKGKIVLDAFVTVQEQTVKTAMRRMFRFPTWLSNLLGEKKRLKAGTTIRKVLSDIIKPRYDNALNDQGKYEDILSSLLMVVDADTNERFSFNEILDQVAMLFLAGHETTASSLTWTLYILSMSPNEQQKAYEEIMQIAGKEEFKIEHIKAMKYLTNIFKESLRLYPPVGFFAREARNESKMRDKLIKKGSGVVVAPWLIHRHDNFWENPHEFDPSRHDDKSKIKKDTYMPFGMGERVCIGQGFAMQEAILILANILRTYKLELEENFVPDIVGRLTIRSANGMNIRFIKR
- a CDS encoding membrane protein; this translates as MKEKLAGTILLCAIVPLAVISYLFIVIVGTFGNPARVRQGVRALDHFVNATLFNGYAWESLSSHAWRERDKKWAKIVIKITDFFDKDHCQKANKREQEIVDLALKKKLTEQTVGKQL
- the nusA gene encoding transcription termination factor NusA — its product is MEKITDIIESIANEKNLQIEDVRERVKKALINTAKKIYGDKYEFFVDSGKNLQLYQKIIVVADNDERLQNENEHFIALSKARVEAKDVEIGDELTYECSLENLGRTAVNTLHKELEYNIQKLLEEKIYEKYQKMVGHMVFGSVVRVDSEENTYVEIDEFRAYLPRKNRIKGEKFKVGDVIKAVIRHVYIDKSGIRMELSRTSPKFLEALLKAEVPEIKDGLINIYASARIPGERAKIILQTNSSSIDAVGATVGIKGVRINAVSKELKNENIDCIEYSNEMAILITRSLAPAIINSVSIEDKKAIVTINSEQKSKAIGKNGINIRLASMLLGYEIQLNEITSEEKTTNKEEAFKNLKALFGEN
- a CDS encoding HP0268 family nuclease, with protein sequence MDLKIARTSVDEKPKSISLENIEKAVDKEGQKFFYFDKDNAHKQLIALVEHFEKKGKCVYYRTIKYGLDDADFMYEVHIL
- the miaB gene encoding tRNA (N6-isopentenyl adenosine(37)-C2)-methylthiotransferase MiaB, giving the protein MSKKLFIQTLGCAMNVRDSEHMIAELKEKENYELTQDAKEADLILINTCSVREKPVHKLFSEVGSYEKIKKDGAKIGVCGCTASHLGDEIFKRAPNVDFVLGARNVSKITQAVNTPKFLGNDIDFDESSYAFADFRNSLYKTYINISIGCDKHCTYCIVPHTRGDEISIPFEIIKNEVLKAVSKGAKEIFLLGQNVNNYGKRFSNTHEKINFSDLLEKLSEIEGLERIRFTSPHPLHMDDKFLEVFSKNPKICKSMHMPLQSGSSEILKAMKRGYTKEWYLDRALKLRSMCKDVSISTDVIIAFPGESDKDFEDTLDVLEKVRFEQMFSFKYSKRPLTKAATMPNQIPNDIASKRLSILQEKHTEILDEIVAKQKDKEFEVLFEELRNDGFIAGRSDNNFLIQVKGSEELLGQMKKVKITNPRRMVLNGEIF
- a CDS encoding lysophospholipid acyltransferase family protein; the protein is MVKSFKINLLAFGIFLLQWLIFLTCKKVYLGQKLSKNPCVILFWHGRLALMPFAYHKMGVKDKKAYVMISHHKDGEIIARNIALFGLNTLRGSTSKGALSLLKQSFKVIDQGDDVIITPDGPRGPYHSISDGSVMIALKKNVPLFLLNYEASSFWEFKSWDKMVLPKPFSKITYRLSEEIQIQNLNLKEAKVLIKEKFDMISQMDRG